A single window of Streptococcus cristatus ATCC 51100 DNA harbors:
- a CDS encoding YggT family protein yields the protein MIYFILKLVSNLIDLYSLLVFVYALLSWFPGAYQTALGRLVGSLVEPFLRLFRRLPLQFGRLDFTVLAALFALRVLDTLFLHFLASLLLLW from the coding sequence ATGATTTACTTTATTTTAAAATTAGTTTCTAATCTAATTGATCTTTACTCCCTTCTCGTCTTCGTCTATGCACTCTTGTCTTGGTTCCCTGGAGCTTACCAAACAGCCCTAGGAAGGCTTGTCGGTTCTCTGGTTGAACCATTTTTGCGTTTGTTCCGCAGGTTACCCTTGCAGTTTGGTAGATTAGACTTTACTGTTCTGGCGGCACTTTTTGCCTTGAGAGTGCTTGATACCTTATTTCTACACTTCCTCGCTTCCTTGTTATTGCTATGGTAA
- a CDS encoding cell division protein FtsQ/DivIB: MKKSKEDKQETAQLSLSEWQVRNKEYLEKKAQEKAKKQAELEKKRAELEQKKEEMKAELENQEPSNEEDTVSEEIDTDSPTSEEEDAVQDSESESEVEEQDEAEAQDQELDEEEIEQLEPPKVPIEKIHWYRALPVLVTSSLIFLVSLYFLTPLATMKTIEFTGNKVVSQEELRSSSKIDQRDYTVTVYKNRHHYEKNLKASSPWIENVEMTYQFPLTFKIDVQEYGILGYLQKDSKYYPILTSGEYVKNEVAADALPEERMDVTFSDAGLIKEFVQQLKNVPDSVKKSIRKVDLTPSKVTEDLVTITMSDEHQILVPISHIAKKLPYYEGIHPQLEVPSVVDMEAGIFSYAQGTENEAIHEASNDAQDTESSTQHAEQSTEHSAQSQAEKPEISENN, encoded by the coding sequence ATGAAAAAAAGCAAGGAAGATAAGCAAGAAACTGCTCAACTTTCTCTTTCTGAATGGCAAGTCAGAAACAAAGAGTACCTTGAGAAAAAAGCTCAAGAAAAGGCAAAAAAGCAAGCTGAGTTAGAGAAAAAGAGAGCTGAACTAGAGCAGAAAAAAGAAGAAATGAAGGCGGAACTGGAAAATCAGGAGCCTTCTAACGAAGAAGATACTGTCTCCGAAGAAATTGACACAGACTCTCCTACAAGTGAGGAAGAAGATGCAGTTCAAGATTCTGAAAGTGAGTCTGAAGTTGAGGAGCAAGATGAAGCTGAAGCTCAGGATCAAGAGCTAGATGAAGAAGAAATAGAGCAGCTTGAGCCTCCGAAAGTTCCAATTGAGAAAATCCATTGGTATCGAGCTTTGCCAGTTTTAGTGACAAGTTCTCTAATCTTCTTAGTTTCCCTTTATTTCCTCACACCGCTTGCAACTATGAAGACCATTGAATTTACAGGAAACAAGGTAGTGAGTCAGGAGGAGCTAAGAAGCAGTAGCAAAATCGATCAGCGCGATTACACTGTCACTGTTTACAAAAATCGCCATCATTACGAGAAAAATCTGAAAGCTTCCAGCCCTTGGATTGAAAATGTAGAGATGACCTATCAATTTCCGCTGACTTTCAAAATCGATGTTCAGGAATATGGCATTTTAGGTTATTTGCAGAAAGATTCTAAGTATTATCCTATTTTAACGAGTGGAGAATACGTAAAAAATGAGGTTGCGGCTGATGCCTTGCCGGAGGAGCGGATGGATGTGACCTTTTCGGATGCAGGTTTGATCAAGGAATTCGTTCAACAACTGAAGAATGTTCCCGATTCAGTCAAAAAGAGCATTAGAAAAGTTGATTTAACTCCTAGCAAGGTGACAGAGGATTTAGTGACTATCACCATGTCTGATGAGCACCAAATTTTAGTTCCAATTTCTCATATTGCTAAGAAACTTCCCTACTATGAAGGAATTCATCCTCAGTTGGAAGTGCCAAGCGTGGTTGATATGGAGGCTGGTATTTTTAGCTACGCGCAAGGCACAGAAAATGAAGCTATCCATGAAGCTAGTAACGATGCGCAAGATACAGAATCTTCAACTCAACATGCAGAGCAATCTACCGAGCATTCTGCTCAATCTCAGGCAGAAAAGCCAGAGATTTCTGAAAATAACTAA
- a CDS encoding YggS family pyridoxal phosphate-dependent enzyme, with amino-acid sequence MDFQANKDLIFQNVAQIVEKENRLKDSVNIIAVTKYVDCETAKKLVDTGIKHIGENRVNKFLEKYHALKEENLTWHLIGSLQRRKVKDVINYVDYFHALDSVKLAQEINKRADHVINCFLQVNISKEESKHGFLVEELDSVLPELVALENICIVGLMTMAPLEADHQELNQIFSEAHQLQQNLQSKQLKNMPFSDLSMGMSRDYPEAIANGSTYVRIGTAFFK; translated from the coding sequence ATGGATTTTCAAGCAAATAAAGATTTAATTTTTCAAAATGTTGCTCAAATAGTTGAAAAAGAAAATCGATTAAAGGACTCCGTAAACATTATTGCGGTTACCAAATATGTTGACTGTGAAACAGCGAAAAAACTCGTGGATACAGGAATCAAACATATTGGAGAAAATCGAGTAAATAAGTTTCTTGAAAAATATCATGCTTTAAAGGAAGAAAACCTTACCTGGCATTTGATTGGTAGTTTGCAGAGAAGAAAAGTGAAAGATGTGATCAACTATGTTGATTATTTCCATGCTTTAGACTCTGTCAAATTGGCTCAAGAAATCAACAAGCGAGCAGATCATGTGATTAATTGTTTCTTGCAAGTGAATATTTCAAAAGAAGAAAGCAAGCACGGTTTTTTAGTTGAAGAACTAGATAGTGTTTTACCAGAGCTTGTAGCCTTAGAAAATATTTGCATTGTTGGCCTGATGACCATGGCTCCACTCGAAGCTGATCATCAAGAGCTGAATCAGATTTTTTCAGAGGCACATCAGCTTCAACAAAACTTACAAAGCAAACAGTTAAAAAACATGCCCTTTTCTGATTTGAGTATGGGAATGAGCCGTGATTATCCAGAAGCGATTGCCAACGGCTCAACCTATGTCAGAATCGGAACAGCATTTTTTAAATAG
- the ileS gene encoding isoleucine--tRNA ligase produces the protein MKLKETLNLGKTAFPMRAGLPTKEPVWQKEWEEAKLYQRRQELNQGKPHFTLHDGPPYANGNIHVGHAMNKISKDIIVRSKSMSGFYAPYIPGWDTHGLPIEQVLAKQGVKRKEMDLVEYLKLCREYALSQVDKQREDFKRLGVSGDWENPYVTLTPDYEAAQIRVFGEMAKKGYIYRGAKPVYWSWSSESALAEAEIEYHDLLSTSLYYANRVKDGKGVLDTDTYIVVWTTTPFTITASRGLTVGADIDYVLVQPAGEARKFVVAAELLNSLSEKFGWADVQVLATYRGQELNHIVTVHPWDTAVDELVILGDHVTTDSGTGIVHTAPGFGEDDYNVGVANGLEVAVTVNERGIMMENAGPDFAGQFYDKVVPTVIEKLGNLLLAQEEISHSYPFDWRTKKPIIWRAVPQWFASVSKFRQEILDEIEKVKFHSEWGKVRLYNMIRDRGDWVISRQRAWGVPLPIFYAEDGTPIMTAETIEHVAQLFEEHGSIVWWERDAKDLLPEGFTHPGSPNGEFKKETDIMDVWFDSGSSWNGVVVNRPELKYPADLYLEGSDQYRGWFNSSLITSVANHGVAPYKQILSQGFALDGKGEKMSKSLGNTIAPSDVEKQFGAEILRLWVTSVDSSNDVRISMDILSQVSETYRKIRNTLRFLIANTSDFNPAQDAVAYDELRSVDKYMTIRFNQLVKTIRDAYADFEFLTIYKALVNFINVDLSAFYLDFAKDVVYIEGAKSLERRQMQTVFYDILVKITKLLTPILPHTAEEIWSYLEFEAEEFVQLSELPEAQTFANQEEILDTWAAFMDFRGQAQKALEEARNAKVIGKSLEAHLTVYPNEIVKTLLEAVNSNVAQLLIVSDLTIADGPAPEAAVSFEDVAFTVERAAGEVCDRCRRIDPTTADRSYHAVICDHCASIVEENFADAVAEGFEEK, from the coding sequence ATGAAACTCAAAGAAACCCTGAATCTTGGGAAAACTGCATTTCCAATGCGTGCTGGCCTTCCAACCAAAGAACCAGTTTGGCAAAAAGAATGGGAAGAAGCAAAACTTTACCAACGTCGTCAAGAATTGAACCAAGGAAAACCGCATTTCACTTTGCATGATGGACCTCCATATGCAAACGGAAATATCCACGTTGGACACGCTATGAACAAGATTTCTAAAGATATTATTGTTCGTTCAAAATCGATGTCAGGATTTTATGCGCCTTACATCCCAGGTTGGGATACTCATGGTCTCCCAATCGAGCAAGTCTTGGCAAAACAAGGTGTCAAACGCAAAGAAATGGACTTGGTTGAGTACTTGAAACTTTGCCGTGAGTATGCTCTCTCTCAAGTTGACAAACAGCGAGAAGACTTTAAACGTTTGGGTGTTTCTGGTGACTGGGAAAACCCTTATGTGACCTTGACTCCAGACTATGAAGCGGCTCAAATCCGTGTCTTCGGTGAAATGGCTAAGAAAGGCTATATCTATCGTGGTGCCAAGCCAGTTTACTGGTCATGGTCTTCTGAGTCAGCCCTTGCTGAAGCGGAAATTGAGTACCATGATTTGCTTTCAACTTCCCTTTACTATGCTAACCGCGTCAAAGACGGAAAAGGTGTGCTAGATACGGATACCTATATCGTTGTATGGACAACCACGCCATTTACCATCACAGCTTCTCGTGGATTGACAGTTGGAGCAGATATTGATTACGTTTTGGTCCAACCTGCTGGTGAAGCTCGTAAGTTTGTGGTTGCTGCAGAGTTGTTGAATAGTTTGTCTGAGAAATTTGGTTGGGCTGATGTGCAAGTCTTGGCGACCTACCGTGGTCAAGAATTGAACCACATTGTGACAGTCCACCCATGGGATACAGCTGTAGATGAGTTGGTGATCCTTGGTGACCACGTTACGACTGACTCTGGTACAGGTATTGTCCATACAGCCCCTGGTTTTGGTGAGGATGACTACAATGTCGGTGTTGCTAATGGACTAGAAGTTGCTGTAACTGTAAACGAACGCGGGATCATGATGGAAAATGCTGGTCCTGACTTTGCAGGTCAGTTCTACGACAAGGTGGTACCAACTGTTATCGAAAAACTTGGCAATCTACTCCTTGCGCAAGAAGAAATCTCTCACTCATATCCATTTGACTGGCGTACGAAAAAACCAATCATCTGGCGTGCAGTGCCACAGTGGTTTGCTTCTGTATCTAAATTCCGCCAAGAAATCTTGGATGAAATTGAAAAAGTGAAATTTCACTCAGAATGGGGGAAAGTTCGTCTTTACAACATGATTCGTGACCGTGGCGACTGGGTCATCTCTCGCCAACGTGCTTGGGGAGTTCCCCTTCCTATCTTCTACGCAGAAGACGGCACACCAATCATGACAGCTGAGACCATCGAACATGTGGCTCAACTCTTTGAAGAGCACGGCTCTATTGTCTGGTGGGAACGTGATGCTAAAGACCTTTTGCCAGAAGGATTTACCCATCCAGGTTCACCAAATGGCGAGTTCAAGAAAGAAACGGACATTATGGATGTTTGGTTCGACTCAGGCTCATCATGGAATGGAGTTGTAGTAAACCGCCCAGAACTCAAATACCCAGCAGACCTTTACCTAGAAGGTTCTGACCAATACCGTGGTTGGTTCAACTCATCACTCATCACATCAGTTGCCAACCATGGCGTGGCTCCTTACAAACAAATCTTATCACAAGGATTTGCCCTTGACGGTAAAGGTGAGAAGATGTCTAAATCTCTTGGAAATACCATTGCTCCAAGCGATGTTGAGAAACAATTTGGTGCGGAAATCTTGCGTCTCTGGGTAACAAGTGTTGACTCAAGCAACGACGTGCGTATCTCTATGGATATCTTGAGCCAAGTCTCTGAAACTTACCGTAAGATTCGCAACACCCTTCGTTTCTTGATTGCTAATACATCTGACTTTAACCCAGCGCAGGACGCAGTCGCTTACGATGAGCTTCGTTCTGTTGATAAGTACATGACTATCCGCTTTAACCAGCTTGTCAAGACGATTCGTGATGCTTATGCTGATTTTGAATTTTTGACAATCTACAAGGCCTTGGTGAACTTTATCAACGTTGACTTGTCAGCCTTCTATCTTGACTTCGCTAAAGACGTTGTCTACATCGAAGGTGCCAAATCACTTGAACGTCGCCAAATGCAGACTGTCTTCTATGACATTCTTGTCAAAATCACCAAACTCTTGACACCAATCCTTCCTCACACAGCGGAAGAAATCTGGTCATATCTTGAGTTTGAAGCTGAAGAATTCGTTCAATTGTCAGAATTACCAGAAGCTCAAACATTTGCTAATCAAGAAGAAATCTTGGATACCTGGGCAGCTTTCATGGACTTCCGTGGACAAGCTCAAAAAGCTCTGGAAGAAGCTCGTAATGCCAAAGTGATCGGTAAATCACTTGAAGCTCACTTGACTGTTTATCCTAATGAAATCGTGAAAACTCTACTCGAAGCAGTAAACAGCAATGTAGCTCAACTTTTGATCGTGTCAGACTTGACTATTGCAGATGGACCAGCTCCAGAAGCTGCCGTTAGCTTTGAGGATGTTGCCTTTACAGTTGAACGTGCTGCAGGTGAAGTGTGTGACCGTTGCCGTCGTATCGATCCAACTACTGCAGACCGTAGCTATCATGCAGTTATCTGTGACCACTGTGCAAGCATCGTAGAAGAAAACTTTGCGGATGCAGTTGCAGAAGGCTTTGAAGAAAAATAA
- the ftsZ gene encoding cell division protein FtsZ → MTFSFDAAAAQGAVIKVIGVGGGGGNAINRMIDEGLAGVEFIAANTDVQALSSAKAETVIQLGPKLTRGLGAGGQPEVGRKAAEESEEVLTEALQGADMVFITAGMGGGSGTGAAPVIARIAKSVGALTVAVVTRPFGFEGSKRGNFAVEGINELREHVDTLLIISNNNLLEIVDKKTPLLEALSEADNVLRQGVQGITDLITSPGLINLDFADVKTVMENKGNALMGIGIGSGEERVIEAARKAIYSPLLETTIDGAEDVIVNVTGGLDMTLIEAEEASEIVNQAAGHGVNIWLGTSIDESMKDEIRVTVVATGVKEDKVDKVSGLQGVKPASRAEQVRSAQSSAHYDRNFDMAETREMPAPSHRSTVETSRASAFGDWDLRRESIVRQAEPVPSSRVERFTDIKEEDDELETPPFFRNR, encoded by the coding sequence ATGACATTTTCATTTGATGCGGCTGCAGCACAAGGCGCAGTCATTAAAGTAATTGGTGTCGGCGGTGGCGGCGGAAACGCTATTAACCGAATGATCGATGAAGGTCTTGCTGGTGTAGAATTTATCGCAGCAAATACAGATGTGCAAGCACTTAGCAGTGCAAAAGCAGAAACAGTTATCCAGCTTGGTCCTAAGTTGACTCGTGGTCTGGGTGCTGGAGGTCAACCTGAGGTTGGTCGTAAAGCAGCTGAAGAAAGCGAAGAAGTCTTGACAGAAGCCCTTCAAGGAGCAGACATGGTCTTTATCACTGCTGGTATGGGTGGTGGCTCTGGTACAGGAGCAGCACCAGTTATTGCTCGCATTGCTAAATCAGTAGGCGCCCTAACTGTAGCAGTTGTGACACGTCCATTTGGCTTTGAAGGAAGCAAGCGTGGTAATTTTGCCGTTGAAGGAATCAATGAACTGCGTGAACATGTAGATACTCTTTTGATTATTTCAAACAACAATCTTTTGGAAATTGTTGATAAGAAAACTCCGCTTCTCGAAGCCTTGAGTGAAGCGGATAACGTATTGCGCCAAGGGGTTCAGGGTATTACTGACTTGATTACCAGCCCTGGCTTGATTAACCTTGACTTTGCAGACGTGAAGACTGTTATGGAAAACAAAGGTAATGCTTTGATGGGTATCGGTATTGGAAGCGGTGAAGAACGTGTGATCGAAGCAGCTCGCAAAGCTATCTACTCTCCACTTCTTGAGACAACTATTGACGGTGCAGAAGACGTGATCGTCAACGTTACTGGTGGCCTAGATATGACTTTGATTGAAGCGGAAGAAGCTTCTGAAATCGTTAATCAGGCAGCTGGTCATGGTGTCAACATCTGGCTTGGTACTTCTATTGATGAGTCTATGAAGGATGAAATCCGTGTGACTGTTGTTGCAACAGGTGTTAAAGAGGATAAGGTTGATAAGGTAAGTGGATTGCAAGGCGTTAAACCTGCGAGCCGAGCTGAGCAAGTACGCTCAGCACAATCATCTGCTCATTATGATCGAAACTTCGATATGGCAGAAACAAGAGAAATGCCAGCTCCTTCTCATCGCTCAACTGTAGAAACTTCTAGAGCTTCAGCCTTTGGAGACTGGGATTTACGTCGTGAATCAATCGTTCGTCAAGCAGAACCTGTGCCTTCTAGCCGTGTAGAGCGCTTTACAGATATTAAGGAAGAAGATGACGAACTTGAAACACCGCCATTCTTTAGAAATCGCTAA
- the ftsA gene encoding cell division protein FtsA → MARDGFFTGLDIGSSTIKVLVAEHINGEMNVIGVSNAKSAGVKDGIIVDIEAAAAAIKSAISQAEEKAGISIGLVNVGLPANLLQIEPTQGMIPVTSDSKEITDEDVESVVRSALTKSMTPDREVITFIPEEFVVDGFQGIRDPRGMMGIRLEMRGLLYTGPRTILHNLRKTVERAGVKLENIIISPLAMTKSILNEGEREFGATVIDMGGGQTTVASVKNQELQFTNIYQEGGDYVTKDISKVLKTSQKLAESLKFNYGVAYVPFAGTESFPVEVIGEVNPVEITETYLAEIISARIKHVFEQIKQDLDRRHVLDLPGGIVIVGGGAILPGVVELAQEVFGVHAKLYVPNQIGIRNPAFAHVISLSEYAGNLTEVDRIAQAAVRGDEQLRHQATSFERPSYRVPRFDHQSVEPVQPVQEVEPEIAPLRNEEPQEEPKASLTDKMRNLIGNMFE, encoded by the coding sequence ATGGCTAGAGATGGCTTTTTTACTGGATTAGATATAGGAAGTAGCACAATTAAAGTGTTGGTGGCAGAGCACATCAATGGTGAAATGAATGTTATTGGAGTCAGCAATGCAAAGAGTGCTGGCGTTAAAGATGGGATTATTGTCGATATTGAAGCAGCAGCAGCGGCTATTAAGTCAGCAATTTCTCAAGCAGAGGAAAAAGCGGGGATTTCAATTGGACTAGTGAATGTTGGCTTGCCTGCAAATTTACTGCAGATTGAGCCAACTCAAGGAATGATTCCTGTGACTAGTGACTCCAAAGAAATTACCGATGAAGATGTCGAGAGCGTTGTAAGATCTGCCTTGACCAAGAGCATGACTCCTGACCGTGAAGTAATTACCTTCATCCCAGAAGAGTTTGTTGTTGATGGCTTCCAAGGAATCCGTGATCCTCGTGGTATGATGGGGATTCGCCTAGAAATGCGCGGCCTACTCTACACTGGTCCTCGTACAATCCTGCATAATCTCCGTAAGACAGTAGAGCGTGCAGGAGTGAAATTGGAGAATATCATTATTTCTCCTTTAGCGATGACAAAATCCATCTTGAACGAAGGAGAACGGGAGTTTGGCGCGACAGTCATTGATATGGGTGGCGGACAAACTACAGTTGCTTCTGTAAAAAATCAAGAATTACAATTTACCAATATCTATCAAGAAGGCGGCGACTATGTCACAAAAGACATTTCAAAAGTCTTGAAAACTTCTCAGAAATTGGCAGAAAGCTTGAAGTTTAACTATGGTGTAGCTTATGTACCATTTGCAGGCACAGAATCTTTCCCAGTTGAAGTTATCGGGGAAGTTAATCCAGTTGAAATCACAGAAACCTATCTAGCTGAAATCATCTCTGCTCGTATCAAACATGTTTTTGAACAAATCAAGCAAGATTTAGATAGAAGACACGTGTTAGATCTTCCTGGTGGTATTGTCATCGTTGGTGGTGGAGCAATCTTGCCTGGCGTTGTAGAATTAGCTCAGGAAGTATTTGGCGTTCACGCTAAATTATATGTACCAAATCAAATCGGTATCCGTAATCCAGCTTTTGCCCACGTGATTAGTCTTTCAGAGTATGCTGGCAATCTGACCGAAGTGGATCGAATTGCACAAGCTGCTGTTCGTGGAGACGAGCAGTTGCGTCATCAAGCAACTAGCTTTGAACGTCCAAGTTATAGAGTACCTCGCTTTGATCATCAGTCAGTTGAACCAGTTCAACCAGTTCAAGAGGTGGAACCAGAAATTGCACCGCTTAGAAATGAAGAACCACAAGAGGAACCAAAAGCTAGTCTTACAGATAAGATGCGCAATTTAATTGGTAATATGTTTGAGTAA
- a CDS encoding RNA-binding protein, producing the protein MVNNIYQHYSQDDQDFLDKSMELLQRVENQYSYETTAFLNPHQVNILKNLSKQYDVQVFASSDYFPSEFAKVLIAPSYYQLELEDFDVVLLEITYASKFYKVTHSQIMGTLLHQLGIERRTFGDIIVVDDRAQVFVDRRLEEYFITNVSKIAKVPVRLRRVDFREQLQESPATKTTDVLVSSLRLDKLVAIVFKLSRSQAVELIMGKQVKQNYRTIDNPSHQLSLGDLISVRKYGRFKILTENGFSKNGKHKLTVELLPSK; encoded by the coding sequence ATGGTAAACAATATCTATCAGCATTATTCTCAGGATGATCAAGATTTTCTGGATAAAAGCATGGAATTGCTTCAAAGAGTAGAAAATCAATATAGCTATGAGACGACTGCTTTTTTGAATCCTCATCAGGTCAATATTCTCAAAAATTTGAGTAAGCAATATGATGTGCAAGTATTTGCTAGTTCAGATTATTTTCCAAGCGAGTTTGCTAAAGTGTTGATTGCACCTAGCTATTACCAATTAGAACTCGAAGATTTCGATGTGGTCTTGCTAGAGATTACCTATGCAAGTAAGTTCTATAAGGTGACTCATTCACAAATTATGGGAACCCTTTTGCATCAGCTAGGGATTGAGAGGCGGACGTTTGGCGATATTATCGTCGTGGATGACCGTGCACAGGTATTTGTGGATAGAAGATTAGAAGAATATTTCATTACGAATGTTTCTAAAATAGCTAAAGTTCCAGTTCGGCTAAGAAGAGTTGATTTCAGAGAGCAGCTACAAGAGTCACCGGCGACTAAAACAACAGATGTTCTGGTCTCTAGTCTCAGATTGGATAAGCTGGTAGCGATAGTGTTTAAGTTATCACGCAGTCAAGCTGTGGAACTAATCATGGGGAAGCAGGTAAAGCAGAACTACAGAACCATTGATAATCCTAGTCACCAGCTCTCTCTGGGAGATTTGATTAGCGTTAGGAAATATGGAAGATTTAAGATTTTAACAGAAAATGGTTTTTCCAAAAATGGGAAGCATAAACTAACAGTTGAATTATTACCTAGCAAATAA
- a CDS encoding DivIVA domain-containing protein, which produces MALTSLDIRDKAFSTKFRGYDIDEVEEFLDIIVNDYEELIRENHEKEAKIRNLEERLIYFDEMKDSLSQSVLIAQDTAERVKQAAQERSGNIVQQAEQDAQRLLDRAKYKANDILRQATDNAKRVAVETEELKNKTRVFHQRLKSTIESQLSIVDSPDWEDILRPTATYLQTSDEAFKMVVEEALGEKVELEEEVDVTRQFSPEELAELQERIEQANRELAETQTLQTIDEELIQAQQKEILESVKRSESDEDSKVPVDLL; this is translated from the coding sequence ATGGCACTAACATCATTAGATATTAGAGATAAAGCTTTTTCGACCAAATTTAGAGGGTATGATATTGATGAAGTTGAAGAATTTCTTGATATCATTGTCAATGATTATGAGGAACTAATCCGCGAGAATCATGAGAAAGAAGCAAAAATCCGCAATCTTGAAGAGCGCCTAATTTATTTTGATGAAATGAAAGACTCGCTCAGCCAATCTGTTTTGATTGCACAAGATACAGCAGAGCGGGTCAAACAGGCAGCACAAGAGCGTTCAGGAAATATTGTGCAGCAAGCAGAGCAAGATGCGCAACGTTTATTAGATAGAGCTAAGTATAAGGCAAATGACATTCTTCGTCAGGCTACAGATAATGCTAAAAGAGTAGCTGTTGAGACAGAAGAATTAAAAAATAAAACGCGTGTCTTCCATCAGCGCCTCAAATCGACGATTGAAAGTCAACTAAGTATTGTTGACTCTCCAGATTGGGAAGATATCCTTCGCCCGACTGCTACCTATCTCCAAACCAGTGATGAAGCCTTTAAAATGGTAGTTGAAGAAGCGCTTGGAGAAAAAGTCGAGCTAGAGGAAGAAGTGGATGTTACGCGCCAATTCTCACCTGAAGAATTAGCTGAATTGCAAGAACGAATTGAGCAAGCAAATCGAGAATTGGCAGAAACACAGACCCTTCAGACCATAGATGAAGAGTTGATTCAAGCACAACAGAAAGAAATTTTAGAATCAGTAAAACGTTCAGAATCGGATGAAGATTCTAAAGTTCCAGTAGATCTTTTATAA
- a CDS encoding NUDIX domain-containing protein encodes MTHPVFGVHEENVEYVTRYGVYAVIPDEKKENIILVQAPNGAWFLPGGQMEEGEAQLATLERELLEELGFSIQVGDYFGQADEYFYSRHRDTHFYNPAYIYEALSYQEVENPLEDFNNLAWFPVDLAIEKLKRGSHKWGIEQWKRKYQNN; translated from the coding sequence ATGACCCATCCAGTTTTTGGAGTTCATGAGGAAAATGTCGAGTATGTGACACGATATGGAGTTTACGCAGTGATTCCGGATGAAAAGAAAGAAAATATTATTTTAGTACAAGCTCCTAATGGCGCTTGGTTTCTTCCTGGAGGACAAATGGAAGAAGGAGAGGCCCAGCTGGCTACTCTCGAGCGGGAATTGCTGGAAGAGCTTGGTTTTAGCATTCAAGTAGGAGATTACTTTGGTCAAGCGGACGAGTATTTTTATTCTCGCCACCGGGACACGCATTTTTATAATCCCGCCTATATTTACGAAGCCCTTTCTTATCAAGAAGTAGAAAATCCACTGGAAGATTTTAATAATCTAGCATGGTTTCCTGTAGATCTTGCAATAGAAAAATTGAAACGTGGCAGCCATAAATGGGGGATTGAGCAGTGGAAGCGCAAATATCAGAATAACTAA